In Herbaspirillum sp. WKF16, one genomic interval encodes:
- a CDS encoding DegT/DnrJ/EryC1/StrS family aminotransferase — MPFIDLKSQYKALQPQIQERINRVLEHGQYIMGPEVKELEERLVAYTGAKYCITVSSGTEALLISLMALGIGPGDEVITTPFTFVATAEMIVLAGATPVFVDIEPDTCNIDPSKIEAKITGRTKAIMPVSLYGQAADMDEINAIADRHGIAVIEDAAQSFGAEYKGKKSCNLSRIGCTSFFPSKPLGCYGDGGAIFTSDEGFAQACREIRVHGQSQRYVHTRIGVGGRMDTIQCAIVLAKLDRFEWEIEQRKRVGGRYNELLDATGVARVQQRADRTSVYGQYTVLVEQRADIQKLLTDAGVPTAVHYPVPLHQQPAYKQYIGNDPMPQAELAASRVMSLPMSADLTEQEQDRVVAAVSEAMRAR; from the coding sequence ATCCCCTTCATCGACCTGAAATCCCAATACAAAGCTCTGCAGCCGCAGATTCAGGAGCGTATCAATCGTGTTCTCGAGCACGGTCAATACATCATGGGGCCTGAGGTCAAGGAACTCGAGGAGCGGCTGGTTGCCTATACCGGCGCCAAGTATTGCATTACCGTGTCCAGCGGCACGGAAGCCCTCCTGATCAGTTTGATGGCGTTGGGTATCGGTCCTGGCGATGAAGTGATCACCACCCCGTTTACCTTTGTCGCCACCGCGGAGATGATCGTGCTGGCAGGTGCAACGCCGGTGTTTGTCGATATCGAGCCGGACACTTGCAACATCGATCCTTCGAAGATCGAAGCCAAGATCACCGGTCGCACCAAGGCCATCATGCCCGTGAGCCTGTATGGGCAAGCGGCGGATATGGACGAGATCAACGCTATTGCCGATCGGCATGGCATCGCCGTGATCGAAGACGCCGCTCAAAGCTTCGGTGCCGAATACAAGGGAAAGAAGAGCTGCAACCTGTCGCGTATTGGTTGCACCAGCTTCTTCCCCAGCAAGCCGTTGGGTTGCTATGGCGACGGCGGCGCGATTTTTACCAGCGATGAAGGTTTTGCGCAGGCGTGCCGCGAGATTCGTGTGCATGGCCAGAGCCAGCGCTATGTACACACCCGTATCGGCGTCGGTGGCCGTATGGACACGATTCAGTGCGCGATCGTGCTGGCCAAGCTCGATCGCTTCGAATGGGAAATCGAGCAGCGCAAGCGCGTCGGCGGCCGCTATAACGAATTGCTGGATGCGACGGGTGTTGCCCGCGTACAGCAGCGCGCCGACAGAACCAGCGTCTACGGCCAGTACACCGTTCTCGTCGAGCAACGCGCCGACATCCAGAAGTTGTTGACCGATGCCGGCGTACCTACTGCCGTGCACTATCCCGTTCCTCTGCATCAACAGCCTGCCTACAAACAGTACATCGGCAACGATCCGATGCCCCAGGCGGAACTGGCCGCGTCGCGCGTGATGAGCCTGCCGATGTCGGCGGATCTGACGGAGCAGGAGCAGGACCGTGTTGTTGCAGCCGTCTCGGAAGCAATGCGCGCCCGCTAA
- a CDS encoding acyltransferase translates to MSAQIHATAIVDEGALLGAGTRVWHWVHISGGAVIGDRCSFGQNVFVGNDVRIGNNVKVQNNVSVYDAVTIEDDVFCGPSMVFTNVYNPRSAVVRKDEYRKTLVRKGATLGANCTIVCGATVGEYAFVAAGAVINRDVPAYALMAGVPARQIGWMSRFGERLDLPLKGDAITTCVHTGVQYQLKDGVCTCLTP, encoded by the coding sequence ATGAGTGCCCAAATCCACGCGACGGCCATCGTCGATGAAGGTGCGCTGCTCGGCGCGGGCACCCGTGTCTGGCATTGGGTGCACATCTCCGGCGGCGCCGTCATCGGCGACCGGTGCTCTTTTGGACAGAATGTGTTCGTCGGCAACGATGTGCGCATCGGCAACAACGTCAAGGTCCAGAACAACGTATCGGTCTATGACGCGGTGACCATCGAGGACGACGTGTTTTGCGGCCCCAGCATGGTGTTCACCAATGTCTACAACCCGCGCTCGGCGGTCGTTCGCAAGGATGAATACCGCAAGACGTTGGTACGCAAGGGCGCCACGCTGGGAGCAAATTGCACTATCGTGTGCGGTGCGACTGTCGGCGAATATGCCTTCGTGGCCGCGGGTGCGGTCATCAACCGGGATGTGCCGGCTTATGCGCTGATGGCAGGCGTGCCAGCGCGTCAGATCGGATGGATGAGTCGCTTTGGCGAACGCCTCGATTTGCCGCTGAAGGGCGACGCCATCACCACCTGCGTTCATACCGGAGTCCAATATCAACTGAAAGACGGCGTCTGCACATGTCTCACCCCATGA
- a CDS encoding Gfo/Idh/MocA family protein — translation MRHYPPAITDRKIRFAVVGCGRISKNHIASIGVHEQRAEIVAVCDIDPDVAQKAAAETGAKPYTSLAKMLEESNADAYILTTPSGLHCEQAIQIAEAGHHVITEKPMATRWDDGKRMVAACDAAGVRLFVVKQNRRNATLQLLKRAVEKKRFGRIFMVNLNVFWTRPQEYYDSAKWRGTWEFDGGAFMNQASHYVDLLDWIVGPVESLQAYTATLDRDIEVEDTGVISLRWRSGALGSMNVTMLTYPKNLEGSITILGEKGTARIGGVAVNEVQQWEFADSDEDDEKIKDASYQTTSVYGFGHPLYYDNVINVLRGDASPETDGREGLKSLELLIATYLSARDGKRISLPLDY, via the coding sequence ATGAGACACTATCCTCCCGCGATTACGGACCGCAAGATTCGCTTTGCAGTGGTCGGATGCGGCCGCATCTCCAAGAACCATATCGCATCCATTGGCGTGCACGAGCAACGCGCCGAGATCGTGGCTGTGTGCGACATCGACCCTGATGTTGCGCAAAAGGCGGCCGCTGAGACCGGTGCCAAGCCTTACACCAGCCTGGCCAAGATGCTCGAGGAGTCGAACGCCGACGCCTACATCTTGACGACACCGTCTGGCTTGCACTGCGAGCAGGCGATCCAGATTGCCGAGGCCGGCCACCATGTGATTACCGAAAAACCCATGGCGACCCGCTGGGACGATGGCAAACGCATGGTCGCCGCTTGCGACGCGGCAGGCGTGCGCCTGTTCGTGGTCAAGCAGAATCGCCGCAATGCCACGCTGCAGTTGCTCAAGCGAGCCGTCGAGAAAAAGCGCTTCGGTCGCATCTTCATGGTCAACCTGAACGTGTTCTGGACCAGGCCGCAAGAGTACTACGATAGCGCGAAGTGGCGCGGTACCTGGGAATTCGACGGCGGCGCATTCATGAACCAGGCCAGCCACTATGTGGATCTGCTGGATTGGATCGTCGGCCCGGTGGAGAGCCTGCAGGCTTACACGGCGACCCTGGATCGCGACATCGAGGTGGAAGATACCGGTGTCATCAGCTTGCGCTGGCGCAGCGGTGCGTTGGGTTCCATGAATGTAACCATGCTGACGTATCCCAAGAATCTTGAAGGTAGCATCACCATCCTCGGCGAAAAGGGAACTGCACGTATTGGCGGAGTTGCCGTCAATGAAGTGCAGCAATGGGAATTCGCGGATTCCGATGAAGACGACGAGAAGATCAAGGACGCCAGTTACCAGACCACATCGGTCTACGGCTTCGGCCATCCGCTCTACTATGACAACGTGATCAACGTCCTGCGCGGTGACGCATCCCCCGAAACCGATGGCCGTGAAGGCTTGAAGTCGCTGGAGCTTCTGATCGCAACCTACCTGTCGGCCCGCGATGGCAAGCGTATTTCCTTGCCGCTGGACTATTGA